CTTAGAGACCCGATGCGGATCTGGTCAACCACTTCAAACCGGATGGTATTGGATATCCGCATATAAACGCCTATCCGACCCGGAGGTAATAAAAGCAAGTCAACTACTTGATGATATGCTGAACACGTACAACAATCTCATACAGCAAAAAACTGATAAATAACAAAGGGACCTGTTGGCTTAATGCCACAGGTCCTTCCTTATGCAGAATACTAACTATAACTTAACTTTGCCACAAATAAAAAAACCCTCAACGCTTAACGCGTCAAGGGTTCTGGATTCTAGTAAAGAGTCATGTACTGATTACGTTCCCACTCGTGCACTTGGGTCCGGTAGATATCCCATTCAATTTCTTTCAACTCATAGAAATGAGCAAGGGCATGTTCGCCGAGAGCATCAGTAATTACTTGACTGCGGATCAATTCGCTTAGAGCTTCCTTCAAATCGGATGGCAAGCTAGGGATGCCTTCTTCAATACGCTCTTCCTCAGACATAATGTAAATGTTACGGTCAATTGGAGCAGGAAGTTCAAGCTGACGCTTGATACCGTCGAGTCCAGCCTTCAACATTACAGCAAGCGCAAGGTAAGGGTTAGCTGCAGGGTCCGGATTACGAACCTCAACACGAGTACTCAAGCCTCTAGATGCCGGGATACGGATCATTGGACTACGGTTACTTGCTGACCAAGCTACATAGCAAGGTGCTTCATAACCAGGTACAAGACGTTTGTAAGAGTTCACCGTCGGATTGGTAATCGCTGCAAAAGCACGTGCATGCTTCAAAATACCAGCCATGTAGTAACGTGCGGTTTTGCTGAGTCCCAGCTTGTCGCTTTCATCGTAGAACATGTTCTCGCTGCCTTTGAACAAGGATTGGTGAGCGTGCATACCGGATCCGTTCATACCAAATAGTGGTTTAGGCATAAAAGTTGCATGCAGGCCGTGTTGACGGGCAACCGTCTTCACAACGAGCTTGAAAGTTTGAATCTGATCAGCTGCTTTGATAGCGTCAGCATACTTGAAGTCGATCTCATGCTGGCCAGAAGCCACTTCATGATGGGATGCTTCAACTTCAAATCCCATTTCCTCAAGTGTCAATACGATTTCGCGACGGCAGTTTTCCCCAAGATCCATCGGCGCCAAATCAAAATATCCACCTTGATCGTTCAATTCAGTTGTAGGATTACCTCTCTCGTCCGTTTTGAACAAGAAAAACTCAGGTTCCGGTCCAACATTCATGGCAGTAAAGCCCATTTCTTCTGCTTCCTTCAAACAACGTTTGAGGATACCGCGCGGGTCTCCAGCAAAAGGTGTGCCATCCGGCATGTACACGTCACAGATCAGACGTGCCACACGGCTATCCGTTACCCATGGGAAAATAACCCATGTGCTCAGATCTGGATACAGATACATATCAGACTCTTCGATACGAACATAACCTTCGATAGAAGATCCATCGAACATCATCTTATTATCCAGTGCCTTTTCGAGTTGACTGTAAGGAATTTCCACATTTTTAATTGTTCCAAGCAGATCGGTAAATTGCAGACGAATAAAACGGACATTCTCTTCCTTGGCAATTCTTATAATATCCTCTTTAGAAAAGCTCACTTTACCCTCTCCCTTACGCTCTTTATATTATTTATTAAAAAACCGGGATAATTCTCCTTGAATTAGCGATACTTGGCCCGGTCTTTTACCTGAGACCAGTTCCTGCTTCAATAAACGGTGAAGCTGGGAATCGGACAACTCTCTGCGCCTTACCTCTGTATCTGGGGTAATCACTGTAGCTTCCTCAGATTCCTTGGTGACAGGGTTCATTACCTGCTTAATGCCGGCAATGTTAACACCTTTCTCTATCAATGCTTTGATCTCTAGCAGACGTTCAACATCATTAAATGAAAATAAACGCTGGTTCCCCGAAGTACGAGCAGGTACGATCAGGCTGTGCTGCTCATAATAACGGATTTGTCTTGCAGATAAATCCGTAAGCTTCATTACGATACCTATAGGAAATAATGCCATATTTCTGCGGATTTCATCACCCATGACTCATCCAACCTTCCAATGATCTTTTTCTCATCTCATTGTACATTTCCTAATTTGGCGTGTCAATGGTGTGTAAGATATTCTTACAATAAATTACGATCTCGCATAGTTTGCAGCGCCATAAGTACCCCGTACTTAACGTGAGAGTAGGTCAATCCACCTTGCATATACCCAATATAAGGCGCACGAATAGGCGCGTCAGCAGATAACTCCAAGCTTCCACCTTGTATAAATGTACCTGCCGCCATTATGACAGGATGCTCATATCCGGGCATATCCCATGGCTCAGGTACAACATGACTATCGACAGCAGCTGCTCGTTGAATCCCCTGAACGAATGCTATGAGATGCTCAGGGCCGTCAAATGCCACAGCCTGAATCAGATCCGTCCGGTAATCATTCCAAGCCGGCCTAGTCCGGAATCCGCATCGCCCGAATACGGATGCGGCAAATATGCTTCCTTTAACAGCTTGTCCTACTGTATGCGGAGCCATAAAAAGTCCTTGGTAAATCCCTCGAGTGGTACCCAACATAGCGCCTACTTCCCCACCAATACCCGGAGCAGTCAAGCGGTACGCAGCCAATTCTACCAGTTCCTTCTTACCGCAGATATAACCGCCAGTCTCCGCAATTCCGCCTCCCGGATTCTTAATCAACGAGCCGGCTACCAGATCAGCGCCGACCTGCGGCGGTTCCAGTTCCTCAGTAAATTCACCATAACAATTGTCTACGAATACGATAACATCTGCTTTTAAAGCCTTCACTTTGTTCGTCATTTCACCAATTTCAGAGACTGTAAAAGACGAGCGCCAGTCGTATCCGCGCGAGCGCTGTATCCCTATCACTTTGGTTTTAGAATGAATAGCGAGGGAGACTTCATCCCAGTCCACCTTGCCATCATCAGTTAAAGCAACCTCACGGTATGATATTCCGAAATCGGCGAGGGAGCCTGTCCCGTCCCCCGGCTTACCCACCACTTTGTGAAGGGTATCATAAGGCCGTCCAGTAATATAGAGCAGCTCATCCCCGGGCCGCAGCACACCAAATAAGGCTGTAGAGATGGTATGCGTGCCTGAAGCAAAATGAGGGCGCACCAAAGCCGCCTCAGCCCCAAAAACATCAGCATACACAAGCTCAAGCACCTCGCGCCCACGGTCATTATAGGCATAACCTGTAGAGCCGGCAAAATGGAAGTCACTGACCTGATGTTTTTGAAAGGCTTCAATAACTTTCCATTGATTCTGGTCCACAATTCGGTTCAGTTGATTTACAGCACTTTCAATTTCAATTTCCGCAGCCTCAGCTGCCTGTATTAGATCTTCTGCAAATACTGCCATGCCTTTAATATCTCTCCTAACATCCACTTCTCATAATAGTGACAGGGAACGGTAGCTCCCTGTCAGTTATGCAGCTTATAAAAACTCTTCCTACCTTCTAAAACTGCGTTTCGTCCTTAATGACACCAACCTCTGGTTGATCCACAAAATCAGTAAGCATATATCCCCATTTCACATAATCCTCTTTATTTAGACGGACATTGTAGAGAACATCGTTCTCATCATAGGTTTGTTCTAATACTTCTCCTACTCTATAGAGCAGTGAAGAAAGATCTCCACGGTCACCCGGAATCCTAAAGATCAACGTATCACCGGCGAGTTCATCCTGTATCACATTCGTAATCCGCTCTAAATCCTCCGGATTATAAGCGCTGACCTTTAAGTGGCGGGTGTCCGATGGCAGCATTTCCTTCTCTTCAGGCTGACAAAGGTCTATTTTATTAAACAATGTAATTTGCGGTTTACCAGCGGCTCCCAAATCCTGAAGGATGGATTGAACAACATCCATCTGTTCCGCACGCATCGGTGACGAGGAGTCTACCACATGCAGCACCAGATTCGCCTCATTAACTTCCTCCAGTGTAGAGCGGAAAGCAGCTACCAGATGATGCGGGAGATTCTGAATAAAACCTACAGTATCCGTAAGAACTACATCTTTACCGCCAGGAAGTGCAAGAACGCGTGAAGTAGGGTCCAGAGTTGCGAACAACTGATTCTCGATATATACATCCGCATCGGTCAATTGCTTCAGGAGAGTCGACTTGCCAGCATTGGTATAACCAACCAAAGCAACTTGAATAGCCCCACTCTTACGGCGACGCTCACGATGCAATTCACGGGTCTTAATAACCTCATCAAGCTGGCGTTTCAGTTCAGTAATCCGGTCACGGATATGACGTCGATCCATTTCAAGCTTACTCTCACCAGGACCTCTCGTACCTATACCGCCGCCAAGTCTCGAAAGGTTCTTCCCCTGTCCCGAAAGCCGGGGCAGCAAATAAGACAACTGGGCCAGCTCCACCTGAATAATACCCTCACGGGTCTTTGCACGGCCTGCAAAGATGTCCAGGATTAGCTGAGTCCGGTCGATGATTTTCAAATCAAGGGTTTCCTCTAGATTCCGTACTTGGGCACCAGACAACTCCTGATCAAATATTGCGGTGGTGGCTCCTAATCCGTCAGCAGCCATTCGCAGCTCCTCAACCTTACCTTTGCCGATAAACCATTTTGAATCCGGAGTTTCTTTGTTTTGGCGCAGTACATCCAGCACCTCTACACCCGCTGTTTCGGCCAATTGAACCAGTTCCTGTAGAGAAAGCTCTGGATCGATCCCCGTTCGCTTAATTTTATCTGTAACCAGACTGACCAGTATTGCTCTATCCTGTATATCTGTAGTTGTATCATGTGTTGTTATTGCCATTTATGACATGCTCCTTATGACGGTAATATTGTTATTCTAGCCGTGATGACTTACAGCCTAAAATCCTCTGTACGTAGCGACATCAGTTCTTGCTTACCAGGACTGCTGTTCTCAAACTGAGTCAGTATACGCACAGCCTGGTTGCGAACAGCCTTCTCAATTGAATTTCGCACATAGCGGGCATTACTGAAAGCATGGATACTCTCCGTTTTCTCCTGCAATAAGTATTGCTTTAGTTTGAGTATAGCCTGAGGCATCAAAATATAATCTCGTTCCTTAGCCATCAATTCGGCAATTTGCAGCAGCTGATCGATCGTGTAATCGGGAAATTCAACCTGGATCGGAAAGCGTGAAGGAAGCCCGGGATTACTCATCAAAAAATAATCAATCTCTCCGGAGTAACCCGCCAGTATGAGTACAAATTGACTGCGATGATCTTCCATAGATTTAACAAGAGTATCTATTGCTTCTTTACCAAAGTCCTTTTCTCCGCCACGCGCAAGACTGTAAGCTTCATCAATAAAAAGAATCCCACCAAGCGCTTTCTTGACAAGATCTCGTGTCTTCTGTGCGGTATGACCAATGTATTCCCCTACAAGATCCGCTCGTTCCACCTCAATCAAATGCCCCTTGGACAGTACTCCCATTCGCTGAAACAGCTTAGCGACAATGCGGGCAACTGTTGTCTTCCCTGTTCCTGGGTTTCCTTTGAAAACCATATGATAAGCCTGCCCTCCACTGGCAAGTCCCGCTTCACTGCGCATTTGAGCAATCTGCAGCAAGGCGTAAATTTCAAAGACCAATTCCTTGATATTATCCAGTCCTACCAGGGCGTCCAGTTCACGGCTAATTTCCTGGAAAAGCCCGCTGTGACTATGCCCCTTCGGCGGTGCAGTCTCATTATCTCCAGATGGACTGCTCACGATTGGAGGCTCTTGATTCCGCAATACAATATTTATTTGTCTTGACGGTCTGCTTTCCTCCCGCCCGCTTGTCGCAGCTATGTGTCCATTCATGAATTCACCTCATCTATACAGGCTGACTACTCTACTCCAGTCTATTCTTATAGATGAGGTGTTATTAGCAGATTCGAGATTTTAACTGCCAAACTGCAAGGTAAACTGCTTACCTTTCCATTTGGTGTAGGCCAGTATCTCCCGGGATTTATGCCAAGCCATGGACATAATTTTTGAATCAGTCAAACCTAGCTCCGTTTTGGCATAGCCAAGTTCAGCTGCAATCTCCTGCGAGCGCCGTCCATGATACGTATGCGTAATGATTACAGCACTGGACCAACCTTCACGAGCCATAATTTCTTTACTGAATAATAAGTTTTCATAAGTACTGGTGGCCTTGTTCTCCACATAAATGCGATCTTCCGGCACTCCCTGCTGAACGAGGTAATTTCGCATTCCTTGAGCTTCAGTATACTTAAGATCCGGTTTATCTAATCCGCCTGTAACGATAAACCGAGGGAATTTACCCTCTTTATAAAGCTTAAGGCCGTAATCCAGCCTTTCCTTCAAACCGGGACTCGGCTCATCCCCCCACATCGACATGCCAAGTACGATACCGACATCACCACCTGTCATGGGAGTTGTAGTCACTGTCCGGTTGATATTCCAAAAAGAGAATGCACACCAGAGAAGTCCAACAATCAGCAAAGCAACGAATGTAATTTTCACCCCACGCATGGATCTAAATCTTCGTTTTCTGGACATTATCCGGATCGGGGAAGATCCGCTACCACCCTGCCATTCCATTTTCATTTCCTCCTGAAATCTCCATTATGGAACAATTCGGCCCGGTGCTTCAAGGAAAGAGAGAAATAAGGAAAGGCATGGGCATCGATACTCCGTAACAAGGTGTTAGCAGTAGCCCAGGCAAGATTGTACTCGCTATCTGTAATGTCGCTATGCTCCAGCGCCTCGTCCAGCTCATCCTCGTCCAACAGAAATACCTCTCCGTTCCAAAGCACCACCACATCGAGGTATAGATCATCAAACCAAGGAACGCCTTGATCTGTGACCCCCTGTACCTTACAGGTATCAATGTACCACTGAATAATATTTTGCTTATCATCGAACATAGCAGTCACAATATAATGACTGTCTTTAGGGAAATACTGCAGCCACGAATACCCTTTGTCTGCAATGCGGTATGTATGCCTGCCATAGCTCTTCCACAACGGTTCTTTAAGCCCGTAGATTGTGTAAAGCGTGATGAAACCATTGAATTCCCTGCTTTCCACATAGCGGCAGGCAAAATGGCGGCGCGTAATCCGGCGCCAGTTGGCCCGGTCTCCGAATTTACGTTTCATATAAATTACCCTCTCCAGTATGGTGACTTCAGCTTACCACATTTAGGGTTTACACTCAAAAAGAAACCCTGATCCTCTAATATCCGATCTAGACGGATCCTTAGAGTGATCAGGGCAGAGGTTTTATTTTTTCTCAGGTTTATCTTTGGAGGATTCCGTAAACCCGACTTCAGGATTTGGACTAGCCGTAGCTTCGGTACCCGTTCCTCCTCCGGTGCCCGGATCTACACTTGGCGAGGCTGTAGGCACGGGAGTCGCTGTAGGAAGAGCAGGAGTTGCTGTCGCCCCCGGAGAGACTCCACCCTCATCTTTTCCATTCCCATTACCGTTTCCATTGCCGTTTCCATTGCCGTTTCCACCTTGGTTTGAACCATTGTTAGCTCCATTTCCTGGTGAATCCGTAGGAAGCACTGGATCTAAAGTAGGAATGGGTTCTTCGGAAGGCGGGGTATCTTGAACAGAAACGTTCACTAGATTAGAAGGCTCACTCTCTATACCTTTATCGGAATAATAAGCTGTTACATAGTACTCATAAATCAAGCCTGGCATCGCACTTATATCAGCCGCACTGGATGACAGTGAGCTTAACAATGGAGTAAAGTCCGCTTCTGATGT
Above is a window of Paenibacillus wynnii DNA encoding:
- a CDS encoding MerR family transcriptional regulator; protein product: MGDEIRRNMALFPIGIVMKLTDLSARQIRYYEQHSLIVPARTSGNQRLFSFNDVERLLEIKALIEKGVNIAGIKQVMNPVTKESEEATVITPDTEVRRRELSDSQLHRLLKQELVSGKRPGQVSLIQGELSRFFNK
- a CDS encoding YdcF family protein; this encodes MKMEWQGGSGSSPIRIMSRKRRFRSMRGVKITFVALLIVGLLWCAFSFWNINRTVTTTPMTGGDVGIVLGMSMWGDEPSPGLKERLDYGLKLYKEGKFPRFIVTGGLDKPDLKYTEAQGMRNYLVQQGVPEDRIYVENKATSTYENLLFSKEIMAREGWSSAVIITHTYHGRRSQEIAAELGYAKTELGLTDSKIMSMAWHKSREILAYTKWKGKQFTLQFGS
- a CDS encoding aspartyl-phosphate phosphatase Spo0E family protein, with protein sequence MCVISPLHQSNNRSKFATNLETRCGSGQPLQTGWYWISAYKRLSDPEVIKASQLLDDMLNTYNNLIQQKTDK
- the hflX gene encoding GTPase HflX, producing the protein MAITTHDTTTDIQDRAILVSLVTDKIKRTGIDPELSLQELVQLAETAGVEVLDVLRQNKETPDSKWFIGKGKVEELRMAADGLGATTAIFDQELSGAQVRNLEETLDLKIIDRTQLILDIFAGRAKTREGIIQVELAQLSYLLPRLSGQGKNLSRLGGGIGTRGPGESKLEMDRRHIRDRITELKRQLDEVIKTRELHRERRRKSGAIQVALVGYTNAGKSTLLKQLTDADVYIENQLFATLDPTSRVLALPGGKDVVLTDTVGFIQNLPHHLVAAFRSTLEEVNEANLVLHVVDSSSPMRAEQMDVVQSILQDLGAAGKPQITLFNKIDLCQPEEKEMLPSDTRHLKVSAYNPEDLERITNVIQDELAGDTLIFRIPGDRGDLSSLLYRVGEVLEQTYDENDVLYNVRLNKEDYVKWGYMLTDFVDQPEVGVIKDETQF
- a CDS encoding aminotransferase class I/II-fold pyridoxal phosphate-dependent enzyme, whose protein sequence is MAVFAEDLIQAAEAAEIEIESAVNQLNRIVDQNQWKVIEAFQKHQVSDFHFAGSTGYAYNDRGREVLELVYADVFGAEAALVRPHFASGTHTISTALFGVLRPGDELLYITGRPYDTLHKVVGKPGDGTGSLADFGISYREVALTDDGKVDWDEVSLAIHSKTKVIGIQRSRGYDWRSSFTVSEIGEMTNKVKALKADVIVFVDNCYGEFTEELEPPQVGADLVAGSLIKNPGGGIAETGGYICGKKELVELAAYRLTAPGIGGEVGAMLGTTRGIYQGLFMAPHTVGQAVKGSIFAASVFGRCGFRTRPAWNDYRTDLIQAVAFDGPEHLIAFVQGIQRAAAVDSHVVPEPWDMPGYEHPVIMAAGTFIQGGSLELSADAPIRAPYIGYMQGGLTYSHVKYGVLMALQTMRDRNLL
- a CDS encoding AAA family ATPase, which produces MNGHIAATSGREESRPSRQINIVLRNQEPPIVSSPSGDNETAPPKGHSHSGLFQEISRELDALVGLDNIKELVFEIYALLQIAQMRSEAGLASGGQAYHMVFKGNPGTGKTTVARIVAKLFQRMGVLSKGHLIEVERADLVGEYIGHTAQKTRDLVKKALGGILFIDEAYSLARGGEKDFGKEAIDTLVKSMEDHRSQFVLILAGYSGEIDYFLMSNPGLPSRFPIQVEFPDYTIDQLLQIAELMAKERDYILMPQAILKLKQYLLQEKTESIHAFSNARYVRNSIEKAVRNQAVRILTQFENSSPGKQELMSLRTEDFRL
- a CDS encoding DUF402 domain-containing protein, with amino-acid sequence MKRKFGDRANWRRITRRHFACRYVESREFNGFITLYTIYGLKEPLWKSYGRHTYRIADKGYSWLQYFPKDSHYIVTAMFDDKQNIIQWYIDTCKVQGVTDQGVPWFDDLYLDVVVLWNGEVFLLDEDELDEALEHSDITDSEYNLAWATANTLLRSIDAHAFPYFSLSLKHRAELFHNGDFRRK
- the glnA gene encoding type I glutamate--ammonia ligase, encoding MSFSKEDIIRIAKEENVRFIRLQFTDLLGTIKNVEIPYSQLEKALDNKMMFDGSSIEGYVRIEESDMYLYPDLSTWVIFPWVTDSRVARLICDVYMPDGTPFAGDPRGILKRCLKEAEEMGFTAMNVGPEPEFFLFKTDERGNPTTELNDQGGYFDLAPMDLGENCRREIVLTLEEMGFEVEASHHEVASGQHEIDFKYADAIKAADQIQTFKLVVKTVARQHGLHATFMPKPLFGMNGSGMHAHQSLFKGSENMFYDESDKLGLSKTARYYMAGILKHARAFAAITNPTVNSYKRLVPGYEAPCYVAWSASNRSPMIRIPASRGLSTRVEVRNPDPAANPYLALAVMLKAGLDGIKRQLELPAPIDRNIYIMSEEERIEEGIPSLPSDLKEALSELIRSQVITDALGEHALAHFYELKEIEWDIYRTQVHEWERNQYMTLY